Sequence from the Pseudomonas sp. 7SR1 genome:
GGGGGATAGCCGCCACGACGAACTCGGTGCCGCTCTTGTCATGCCAGCGTAGCAAGGGCATGCCGAAGCCGACGGAAAAACGCAGCACCTTGACGCCACAGCGACGCGCGACCCAGAAATGACCGAATTCGTGAAAAGTGACCAGCACACCCAGTGCAACCAGGGTGCCGACAATCATATAGAGCGCGCTCATCTGCTTTCTCCGCAATCCAGTCCAGGGCAACCCTGGCTAACGTATCGCAACCTCAACGCCCGTGACGCCTCAGCCATTGGCTCGCCAGCTCACGAGCCCTGGCATCGGCAGTGAATACCGCGTCCAGATCATCGAGGCAAACCACAGCCTCCAGGTTCAAGACTTCCTCGATGATACTCGCGATCTCGAGGTAACGGACACGTCCATCGAGAAACGCCGCCACTGCCACTTCATTGGCCGCATTGAGCATGGCCGGCGCGCTGTTGCCTGCCTCGCCAGCCTGGCGAGCCAGGCGCAGGCACGGGAAACGCTGCTCATCGGGCGCCTGGAAGTCCAGGCGAGCGATGGCGAACAGGTCCAGGGGGGCCACGCCGGAGTCGATCCGCTCCGGCCAGGCCAGGGCATTGGCGATAGGGGTGCGCATGTCCGGGTTGCCCAGCTGGGCCAGCACCGAACCGTCCACGTAGTCCACCAGGGAATGGATCACGCTCTGGGGATGGATCACCACCTCGACCTGAGAAGGCTTGGCATCGAACAGCCAGCAGGCCTCGATCAGCTCCAGGCCCTTGTTCATCATGCTGGCCGAATCCACGGAAATCTTGCGCCCCATGGACCAGTTCGGATGAGCGCACGCCTGTTCAGGCGAAACATGTTCCAGCTCGGCCAGGGGAGTCTGGCGGAACGGACCGCCGGAAGCCGTCAGCAGAATCCTCCGAACCCCCACCGCACCCAGGCCTCGGGAAAAGTCCCGGGGCATGCACTGAAAAATCGCGTTATGTTCGCTGTCGATCGGCAGCAGCACCGAGCCGCTCAGGCCCACCGCCTGCATGAACAGCGCCCCGGACATGACCAGGGCCTCCTTGTTGGCCAGCAGGATCTTCTTGCCCGCCTTCACCGCCGCCAGCGTCGGACGCAAGCCCGCCGCACCGACGATCGCCGCCATCACCGCATCGACTTCGGGATCGGAGGCCACCTCGCACAGGCCCTCCTCCCCTACCAGCACGCGGGTCTGCAAGCCTGCCGCGCGCAGGTCGTCCTGCAGCGCCCGCGCCACACTGGCTTGCGGCACCACGGCGAACCGCGGGACGTGACGCAAGCACAACGCCAGCAGCTCGTTCAGGCGCGTGAAGCCACTGAGGGCGAAGACCTGGTAACGCTCTGGATGCCGGGCAATGACGTCCAGGGTGCTGAGGCCAATGGAACCGGTGGCGCCCAGTACAGTGATCTGCTGAGGACGACTCACGGTGCAGCCATCCACAACAGCACGGCGAAGATCGGGATCGCGGCAGTCAGGCTGTCAATGCGATCCAGTACGCCGCCATGGCCCGGCAACAGGTTGCTGCTGTCCTTGATCCCGGATTGACGCTTGAACATGCTTTC
This genomic interval carries:
- the ispC gene encoding 1-deoxy-D-xylulose-5-phosphate reductoisomerase — translated: MSRPQQITVLGATGSIGLSTLDVIARHPERYQVFALSGFTRLNELLALCLRHVPRFAVVPQASVARALQDDLRAAGLQTRVLVGEEGLCEVASDPEVDAVMAAIVGAAGLRPTLAAVKAGKKILLANKEALVMSGALFMQAVGLSGSVLLPIDSEHNAIFQCMPRDFSRGLGAVGVRRILLTASGGPFRQTPLAELEHVSPEQACAHPNWSMGRKISVDSASMMNKGLELIEACWLFDAKPSQVEVVIHPQSVIHSLVDYVDGSVLAQLGNPDMRTPIANALAWPERIDSGVAPLDLFAIARLDFQAPDEQRFPCLRLARQAGEAGNSAPAMLNAANEVAVAAFLDGRVRYLEIASIIEEVLNLEAVVCLDDLDAVFTADARARELASQWLRRHGR